A region of Phoenix dactylifera cultivar Barhee BC4 unplaced genomic scaffold, palm_55x_up_171113_PBpolish2nd_filt_p 000661F, whole genome shotgun sequence DNA encodes the following proteins:
- the LOC103717250 gene encoding two-component response regulator ORR11-like — MGKVNEEEEEIGNKAGAGGGGGDGSGVGGSGGGGGGGGGMGVVRVLVVDDSPVDRKVVDMLLKRSGGMFEVTAVDSGKKAMDVLGLNEGKADSPNSDDQKIDIILTDYCMPEITGYRLLKAVKENSCSRSIPVVMMSSENDPQRISRCLDAGAEDFLLKPLQVKDVQRLRNYARPTAPTPGPGTKRKLPVDLIAENCGSERRPRLAGVAVA, encoded by the exons ATGGGGAAGGTAaacgaagaggaggaggaaattGGCAACAAAGCTGGCGCTGGTGGTGGAGGTGGAGATGGAAGTGGAGTTGGTGGCAGCGGgggtggaggtggaggaggagggggaatgGGGGTGGTGCGGGTGTTGGTGGTGGACGACTCCCCTGTGGACCGAAAGGTGGTGGATATGCTTCTCAAGAGAAGTGGGGGAATGTTTGAAG TTACTGCTGTTGATAGTGGAAAGAAAGCAATGGATGTTCTTGGCTTGAATGAAGGGAAGGCTGACTCTCCCAACAGTGAT GACCAAAAGATTGATATTATCCTTACGGACTATTGTATGCCAGAAATTACTGGCTATAGACTTCTCAAGGCTGTCAAG GAGAACAGCTGCTCAAGATCCATACCAGTAGTCATGATGTCATCTGAAAATGATCCCCAGAGAATCAGCAG GTGTCTAGATGCCGGAGCTGAAGATTTCCTCCTAAAGCCTCTACAAGTAAAAGATGTGCAGAGGTTGAGAAACTATGCTAGGCCAACAGCACCAACACCTGGCCCAGGCACCAAGAGGAAGCTGCCCGTAGATTTGATAGCCGAGAACTGTGGTTCGGAGCGGCGTCCACGCCTTGCTGGAGTTGCAGTAGCATGA
- the LOC103718884 gene encoding chloride channel protein CLC-c-like isoform X3: MLKERYREAFLAYAGCNLVLAAAAAALCAYVAPAAAGSGIPEVKAYLNGVDAHSILAPSTLFVKIFGSIGGVAAGFVLGKEGPMVHTGACIANLLGQGGSRKYHLTWTWLRYFKNDRDRRDLITCGAAAGVAAAFRAPVGGVLFALEEAASWWRSALLWRTFFTTAVVAVTLRAFIEYCRSGKCGLFGEGGLIMFDLSSTATSYRTPDLIAVIVLGVIGGIFGSLYNFLVDKVLRTYSIINEKGAPFKILLTVTISLLTSCCSYGLPWLAKCTRCPLDLDQCPTIGRSGNFKNFQCPPGHYNDLASLFLNTNDDAIRNLFSSGTDNEFYISTLFVFFAAIYFLGIVTYGIAVPSGLFIPVILAGASYGRLVGTILGPMCALDKGLFALLGAASFLGGTMRMTVSVCVILLELTNDLLMLPLVMLVLLVSKTVADSFNRGVYDQIVTMKGLPYMEAHAEPYMRNLVAGDVVSGPLITFSGVEKVGNIVHALRLTGHNGFPVVDEPPFSDAPELCGLVLRSHLLVLLKGRRFTKDRVLTGPAEVFRRFGAFDFAKAGSGKGVKLQDLDINGEEMEMYVDIHPITNRSPYTVVETMSLAKAAVLFRELGLRHLCVVPKTPGRPPIVGILTRHDFMPEHILGLFPQFKHHM, from the exons ATATTTGGTTCCATTGGGGGAGTTGCTGCTGGATTTGTATTGGGGAAGGAGGGGCCTATGGTACACACAGGAGCATGTATTGCAAACTTGCTTGGTCAGGGTGGATCTCGCAAGTATCATCTGACTTGGACATGGCTTAGATACTTCAAAAATGATAGGGATCGACGCGATTTGATCACTTGTGGGGCTGCTGCAGGTGTGGCAGCTGCCTTCCGAGCCCCAGTTGGTGGGGTCCTATTTGCCCTTGAAGAGGCAGCCTCTTG GTGGCGAAGTGCTCTTCTTTGGAGAACATTTTTCACAACAGCAGTGGTTGCTGTTACATTGAGAGCTTTCATAGAATACTGCCGGAGTGGAAAATGTGGGCTCTTTGGAGAAGGAGGGTTGATAATGTTTGATCTAAGTTCAACTGCTACCTCATATAGAACACCAGATCTTATCGCAGTTATAGTTCTTGGAGTCATTGGAGGTATTTTTGGAAGCCTCTACAACTTTCTCGTGGACAAGGTCCTTCGCACATATAGCATCATAAACGA GAAAGGTGCACCTTTCAAGATCCTTCTGACCGTCACCATCTCTCTCTTGACCTCATGCTGCTCCTATGGACTCCCATGGCTAGCCAAATGCACTCGGTGTCCTCTCGATCTAGACCAGTGTCCCACCATTGGCCGCTCAGGCAACTTTAAGAACTTCCAGTGCCCACCAGGTCATTACAATGACCTTGCTTCTCTCTTCCTTAATACCAATGATGATGCCATTCGCAACCTCTTCAGTAGCGGCACTGACAATGAGTTCTACATTTCCACTCTCTTCGTTTTTTTTGCTGCTATTTATTTCCTTGGCATTGTAACCTACGGCATTGCTGTCCCTTCTGGTCTTTTCATCCCCGTTATACTTGCCGGTGCCTCCTATGGTCGCCTGGTAGGGACTATACTTGGCCCCATGTGTGCGCTAGATAAGGGCCTCTTTGCCCTTCTTGGTGCTGCTTCTTTTCTTGGAGGGACCATGAGAATGACTGTCTCAGTTTGTGTTATACTCCTTGAGCTCACCAATGACCTTCTAATGCTTCCCTTGGTAATGCTGGTTCTCCTCGTATCCAAAACCGTAGCAGATAGTTTCAATAGAGGGGTCTATGATCAGATTGTTACGATGAAGGGCTTGCCTTACATGGAGGCCCATGCTGAGCCTTACATGAGAAACCTGGTTGCTGGTGATGTGGTCTCGGGCCCGCTCATTACCTTTTCTGGTGTTGAAAAGGTGGGAAATATAGTGCATGCACTGAGGTTGACTGGACATAATGGATTTCCAGTGGTAGACGAGCCACCCTTTTCAGATGCACCAGAGTTGTGCGGGCTTGTTTTGAGGTCTCATTTGCTTGTGTTGCTGAAAGGCAGGAGGTTTACGAAGGACAGGGTGTTAACTGGGCCAGCAGAGGTTTTTCGAAGGTTTGGTGCCTTCGACTTTGCCAAGGCTGGGTCCGGGAAAGGGGTGAAGCTGCAGGACTTGGATATTAATGGAGAGGAGATGGAAATGTATGTGGATATCCACCCAATTACTAATAGATCCCCGTACACAGTTGTCGAAACGATGTCTCTAGCCAAGGCTGCAGTTCTCTTCAGGGAGCTTGGACTAAGGCACCTATGTGTTGTGCCAAAAACTCCAGGG AGGCCTCCCATTGTTGGGATTTTGACGCGGCATGACTTCATGCCAGAGCACATTCTTGGACTGTTTCCTCAATTCAAGCATCACATGTAG